The Anoplopoma fimbria isolate UVic2021 breed Golden Eagle Sablefish chromosome 20, Afim_UVic_2022, whole genome shotgun sequence genome includes a window with the following:
- the LOC129109028 gene encoding uncharacterized protein LOC129109028 yields MAVWDPKISWCFMLLLADAVSDRVNYPGPVCAVKGSTVTIPCTFTPLKSVSEGGREVSVQIIRVVWCQNHLLCQGITPTVYASDLKYNHINNPRYRYLGDKKGDCSLQITDVQEEDDATLRFRMEANTRSADFTGQAGVKVTMTDGTQMKIKKATDRPEAVTLNCTSGCSFHQLEVTWLRNGHALKHTGPSLYLGTPTAQDSGNYTCGLKNNNRTLSKPFSLYVEAEEEEIKSVDTMLAVRLIIFTLHSVLIITVTSIIIKRTCVCKRRELKDVTVQPPDFMEEL; encoded by the exons ATGGCAGTTTGGGACCCAAAGATTTCCTGGTGCTTCATGTTACTGCTGGCTG atgCTGTGAGTGATAGAGTGAACTATCCAGGTCCAGTTTGTGCTGTGAAGGGATCCACTGTCACCATCCCCTGCACCTTCACACCTCTGAAGTCTGTCTCTGAGGGTGGAAGAGAGGTTTCAGTCCAGATCATCAGAGTCGTCTGGTGCCAGAACCATCTACTTTGTCAGGGCATCACTCCGACCGTGTACGCCAGCGACTTAAAATACAACCACATCAACAACCCTCGTTACAGATACCTGGGAGACAAGAAGGGAGACTGTTCTTTACAGATCACAGATGTACAGGAGGAAGACGATGCAACTCTTCGCTTCAGAATGGAAGCTAATACCAGGTCAGCAGATTTTACTGGCCAAGCAGGAGTGAAAGTCACCATGACTG atggaactcaaatgaaaataaagaaagccACAGACAGACCAGAAGCAGTCACACTGAACTGCACCTCAGGGTGCTCCTTCCACCAACTGGAGGTCACCTGGTTGAGAAATGGCCACGCCCTCAAACACACTGGCCCCTCCCTCTATCTCGGCACTCCGACTGCACAGGATTCTGGGAACTACACCTGTGGTTTGAAGAACAACAACCGCACTCTCTCCAAGCCGTTTAGTCTGTATGTGGAGGCTGAAGAGGAAG AAATCAAGAGTGTTGACACAATGCTGGCTGTCCGACTGATCATCTTCACTCTGCACTCTGTGCTCATCATCACCGTGacatccatcatcatcaaaaG gacTTGTGTTTGCAAGCGCAGAGAACTGAAAGACGTGACAGTGCAG CCTCCAGACTTCATGGAGGAGCTGTGA